Proteins encoded in a region of the Stieleria neptunia genome:
- a CDS encoding DNRLRE domain-containing protein, producing the protein MDTNNRDEFLELCESVREQTISEADWHRLEKLLQDQELRRLYTDYMAMAGQLGECLEDFGAARGGDPDDARQMMLDALLERNARSAQATVTRPTKRRWMIHVAYATALSVLAMLLWRGLGTTDNSKKVAFASISMARDCKWGAGTLPTVVGSRLNPGRLDLLEGFAKIDFDNGVQLSLEAPTSVTLESLTDCEVHSGQMLAHVPGAEIGFTVTTPTTEVLDLGTEFAVRVEDDGRTGVHVLSGEVNITNLRSNESQRLLEREIAEVGKKAIARPDVDVEGFGTRADDPGDELKDRESRLISTAQGSGRDAFIWRERTRGYEGPEMLLVKHCVAHRDLWDRKVYLAFDIESLKGFKLDQAELRLHLVPSGLGYVSGQLDSTFQVYGLIDESLDDWSEKTINWQNAPANETGAASVASEMTVPVGSFEVRQGVQTGSVSVSGDRLRDFIESDTNGVITLIVVRETRERAWDGGGLVHAFMSKEHPSGLPPTLRLTGTQESDD; encoded by the coding sequence ATGGACACAAATAATCGAGACGAGTTCTTGGAACTGTGCGAATCCGTGCGAGAGCAAACCATTTCCGAAGCGGATTGGCATCGACTGGAAAAGCTGTTGCAGGATCAGGAGCTACGCCGCCTCTATACCGACTACATGGCGATGGCCGGGCAGCTTGGAGAATGCTTGGAAGACTTTGGTGCCGCGCGTGGGGGAGATCCCGATGACGCCAGGCAGATGATGCTGGATGCACTGCTGGAAAGAAACGCCCGGAGCGCACAGGCGACGGTGACGCGACCAACAAAGCGACGGTGGATGATTCACGTCGCGTATGCAACCGCACTTTCTGTCTTGGCGATGCTGCTGTGGCGAGGTCTCGGAACGACAGATAATTCCAAAAAAGTCGCGTTCGCGTCGATCAGCATGGCGCGCGATTGCAAATGGGGTGCGGGAACACTGCCAACGGTCGTGGGATCGCGTCTCAATCCAGGACGACTCGACCTGCTGGAAGGCTTCGCCAAGATTGATTTCGACAACGGCGTGCAATTGTCGCTGGAAGCTCCCACTTCGGTCACCCTCGAATCACTGACGGATTGTGAAGTTCACTCGGGGCAGATGCTCGCACACGTTCCAGGGGCCGAAATCGGATTCACCGTCACGACGCCAACCACGGAAGTTTTGGACCTGGGAACTGAATTCGCTGTTCGTGTCGAAGACGACGGACGCACCGGGGTTCATGTTCTAAGCGGTGAAGTGAACATCACAAACCTGCGTTCCAACGAATCCCAAAGACTTCTCGAGCGTGAGATTGCGGAGGTTGGCAAGAAGGCAATTGCACGTCCCGATGTTGATGTTGAGGGGTTTGGTACACGAGCAGACGATCCCGGCGATGAGCTGAAGGATAGGGAATCACGCTTGATTTCCACCGCCCAAGGCAGCGGCCGCGACGCCTTCATTTGGAGGGAACGTACACGCGGATATGAAGGACCAGAAATGTTGCTCGTCAAACACTGCGTTGCGCATCGTGATCTGTGGGATCGAAAGGTCTATCTGGCATTCGACATTGAATCATTGAAGGGATTCAAATTGGATCAGGCTGAACTTCGGCTCCACCTTGTTCCGAGCGGCCTTGGCTACGTATCGGGTCAGCTTGATTCCACATTTCAAGTTTATGGCCTCATCGACGAATCCTTGGATGACTGGAGCGAGAAGACGATCAATTGGCAAAACGCTCCAGCGAATGAGACGGGAGCCGCCTCGGTCGCGTCTGAGATGACAGTTCCAGTTGGATCCTTTGAAGTCCGCCAAGGTGTGCAAACCGGAAGTGTGAGCGTCTCAGGAGACCGGCTTCGCGATTTCATCGAATCCGACACGAATGGAGTCATCACGCTGATCGTTGTTCGTGAGACACGAGAACGAGCTTGGGACGGAGGTGGGCTGGTGCATGCATTCATGAGTAAGGAGCACCCGTCTGGCTTGCCCCCCACGTTGCGACTGACTGGGACGCAGGAGTCTGACGATTGA
- a CDS encoding sigma-70 family RNA polymerase sigma factor, with translation MNDATTQADFVRLFSANQRRIQTFILTLLPDRDQAQDVMQNTSVVLWQKFETFQPGTDFTAWAFRIARLEVLSLVRRQGKGRLVFDESICNGLADEITDRDAISDSRLRALEGCVKKLSAVDRDLLQRRYEEGATIKAVAEAVGRPLEGMYKAMRRIHRTLFECTQRKLSATDESVAT, from the coding sequence ATGAATGATGCAACAACACAGGCGGATTTTGTGCGTTTGTTTTCGGCCAACCAACGCCGCATTCAAACGTTTATCCTGACGTTGTTACCCGATCGCGATCAGGCACAGGACGTGATGCAAAACACCTCGGTCGTATTGTGGCAGAAGTTTGAGACGTTCCAGCCGGGGACTGATTTCACGGCGTGGGCCTTTCGAATCGCACGACTGGAGGTCTTGAGTCTGGTTCGTCGGCAGGGAAAAGGACGCCTGGTCTTCGACGAGTCAATCTGCAATGGGTTGGCCGATGAGATCACGGATCGGGACGCGATTTCGGACAGCCGACTGCGCGCCCTTGAGGGATGCGTCAAAAAACTGTCCGCCGTTGATCGCGATCTCTTGCAGCGTCGGTACGAAGAGGGCGCGACCATCAAAGCGGTCGCTGAAGCAGTCGGACGTCCGCTGGAGGGAATGTACAAAGCGATGCGTCGAATTCACCGCACACTGTTTGAATGCACTCAGCGGAAGTTGTCCGCAACAGATGAGTCCGTTGCGACTTAG
- a CDS encoding sulfatase-like hydrolase/transferase, with product MRLLICLVLLFGFVSSSSAERANGQQVRVPNMVFILTDDHRWDSYGAPNLQRIRTPNLDSIANGGTRFENAFVTLAICSPSRAACLTGRYGSANGVTAFGNVSLNEKETTFAHALRQAGYATGVTGKWHLKTTPQECGFDFASTCWSNGTWYNRRFTIDGESKTMPGFVDDVTADESIRFIRQAADAGKPFVLWMCTQVPHMDHKHTWPAKQEYLDRYKANEMPLPATWNDNLNGKPEYLKSARNRTRALEYGYDDPSKIRSHIRDYRASVEQMDAAVGRVLNELEVKKLKENTWVIFMGDNGWFLGEHGFTSKVLPYEESMRVPMAIAGPQTSARVSDALVLNLDLTATIYELAGLTVPAALHGRSLLPIVAGEAVDDWRTSFLYEAPTPQLGSQPLWAVRNERWKYIETKPEQDPTNQLVELYDLQSDAVEMENLAGKLEYRQTVDRLATELQSSKRKIAAQPDPTTLAAGPVSQGDQSKHDQPTTSAASAAESRETVATAASTPRTDIHISGVYPHLTTYGVYSQNGGHFKNGHNECGIGAVVPWAGKLWMVNYAPHMPRGSEHKLFSVDPDLGKPLTIHPESVGGTPAGRMIHAESNQLLIGHHLIDADRNVRTIQPQDMPIRVTAIARHLKDPANMVYYIDMEGSIWEANVHTLAVTRLFKKPVPGWHGKGGYTSQGRLVISNNGELHVGDYSDVLVGGKAKSPEERGVLAEFDGTNWNIVERRQFTEVTGPQGIAGGSDGNDPIWSMGWDRRSVRLKVLDNGQWHTYLLPKAAYCNDASHGWYTEWPRIREITDGRWMMDMHGMFYDFPKTFSAGNSAGIKPIGSHLRYVPDFCDWNGQLVLATDETSIQGNPLAGQPQSNLWFGKYEDLKNWGPASGYGGPWIEDDVKANTPSDPYLVSGFDRRIVHLAVGRNQSIANKVFRTTDDFEITGLPKELADLPRVTIDRGNWREPAKGFEFVIDRPATVYLAVDGRLDSAGGSPLPPSWKPTDDSITWGKNVRDSVYGRQFPAGKIVIPGNAVQHGKGAYILPHIAFVKSQDETSVGVSALGAASVATASASVTDIADKAAPVRFNLQVDRNGDGSWTDLETIEVPGNGYVGKVLPKDFDAVWLRLSTDRDCVATAFLHQTTANDVDADKAENKALFAGLADVRDTDVLAGLAYPAKRNRDLRVITDDDHFFDFSKAKFEFEPMQPDAALAEKLHVEPEFTVDDASVVVNDQGQTYRLPKGDVAYDKPFASGWPRASREVQSERHLANIHGTFYEIPLVTNGAPPAWNLMRPVSSHSKQITDFCSWNGLLVLCGVRADAASDGHVFRDAKQNVGLWFGGVDDLWKLGKPVGRGGPWLSTPVEPGIPSDPYLMKGYDQKTVTMSHSSTQPVRITLQIDLDGNGHWVQYKSFDVPAGESLRHGFAREFSACWIRAVATADTNATVQFDYR from the coding sequence ATGCGTTTGTTGATTTGCCTGGTCCTGTTGTTCGGTTTCGTATCAAGCTCCTCTGCAGAGCGGGCGAACGGGCAACAAGTTCGTGTGCCGAACATGGTCTTCATTCTGACCGACGATCATCGCTGGGACAGCTACGGTGCTCCAAACCTGCAGCGGATCCGCACGCCGAATCTCGACAGCATCGCCAACGGAGGCACTCGCTTTGAAAACGCGTTCGTCACCCTGGCGATCTGCTCGCCCAGTCGAGCGGCGTGTCTGACCGGCCGCTACGGCAGTGCAAACGGAGTGACTGCGTTTGGCAACGTTTCTCTCAATGAGAAAGAAACGACGTTTGCTCACGCGCTTCGGCAAGCGGGCTATGCAACGGGCGTCACCGGCAAATGGCACCTCAAAACGACGCCCCAAGAGTGCGGCTTTGACTTCGCATCGACCTGCTGGTCCAACGGAACGTGGTACAACCGCCGATTCACGATCGACGGCGAGTCCAAAACGATGCCCGGATTCGTTGACGACGTGACGGCCGACGAGTCCATTCGCTTTATTCGCCAGGCAGCAGACGCAGGTAAGCCGTTCGTGTTGTGGATGTGCACGCAGGTCCCTCACATGGACCACAAGCACACGTGGCCAGCGAAACAGGAGTATCTCGATCGCTATAAAGCCAATGAAATGCCACTGCCCGCAACGTGGAACGACAATCTAAACGGTAAACCCGAGTATCTGAAGTCGGCCCGCAATCGCACACGGGCGTTGGAATACGGTTACGACGATCCGTCGAAGATTCGCAGCCACATCCGTGACTATAGGGCCAGTGTCGAACAGATGGATGCTGCGGTGGGCCGGGTGTTGAATGAACTGGAAGTCAAAAAACTGAAGGAGAACACATGGGTCATCTTCATGGGCGACAACGGCTGGTTCCTGGGCGAACATGGATTCACCAGCAAAGTCTTGCCCTATGAAGAATCTATGCGAGTTCCGATGGCAATCGCCGGGCCACAGACATCCGCCCGGGTCTCCGATGCACTCGTGCTGAATCTCGATTTGACGGCAACGATCTACGAGTTGGCCGGTTTGACGGTTCCCGCGGCGCTGCACGGCCGCAGCCTGTTGCCAATCGTCGCAGGTGAAGCGGTGGACGACTGGCGAACGAGTTTTTTATACGAAGCCCCGACACCGCAATTAGGCAGCCAGCCGCTGTGGGCGGTGCGCAACGAACGCTGGAAGTACATCGAAACCAAGCCGGAACAAGATCCCACGAATCAGCTTGTCGAATTGTATGACCTCCAATCCGATGCGGTCGAAATGGAGAATCTGGCGGGCAAGTTAGAATACCGCCAAACAGTGGACCGGCTGGCAACCGAGTTGCAGTCCTCCAAGAGAAAGATCGCAGCACAACCCGATCCGACGACGCTCGCCGCTGGCCCCGTCAGCCAAGGCGACCAGAGCAAACACGATCAGCCGACGACAAGCGCGGCTAGCGCCGCCGAATCACGGGAGACAGTCGCCACGGCAGCGTCAACTCCGCGTACCGATATTCATATCAGCGGCGTCTACCCACACCTGACGACCTACGGTGTCTACAGCCAGAACGGTGGTCACTTTAAGAACGGCCATAACGAATGTGGCATCGGAGCAGTCGTTCCGTGGGCCGGGAAATTGTGGATGGTCAATTACGCGCCGCACATGCCCCGCGGCAGCGAGCACAAACTGTTTTCGGTGGACCCAGATCTCGGCAAGCCGCTGACCATCCATCCCGAAAGCGTCGGTGGTACGCCAGCCGGTCGCATGATCCATGCCGAGTCAAACCAACTTTTGATCGGTCATCATCTGATCGATGCAGATCGAAACGTGCGCACGATTCAGCCCCAGGACATGCCCATCCGTGTCACGGCGATCGCGCGTCACCTGAAAGATCCCGCGAACATGGTTTACTACATCGACATGGAAGGCTCCATCTGGGAAGCCAACGTTCACACTCTCGCAGTGACGCGACTATTCAAGAAGCCCGTCCCCGGTTGGCACGGCAAAGGCGGTTATACGTCACAGGGGCGGCTTGTCATTTCGAATAACGGCGAGCTCCATGTGGGTGATTACAGTGACGTGCTCGTTGGAGGAAAAGCAAAGTCACCCGAAGAACGCGGTGTCCTCGCAGAATTTGACGGAACGAACTGGAACATTGTGGAACGTCGACAGTTCACCGAAGTAACCGGCCCCCAAGGAATCGCCGGCGGCAGCGATGGCAACGATCCGATCTGGAGCATGGGCTGGGACCGCCGCAGCGTTCGCTTGAAAGTTCTGGACAACGGCCAGTGGCACACGTATCTGCTGCCCAAAGCTGCCTACTGCAACGATGCCAGTCATGGGTGGTATACCGAATGGCCACGGATTCGCGAAATCACCGACGGCCGTTGGATGATGGACATGCATGGGATGTTTTACGACTTTCCAAAAACATTCTCCGCCGGTAACTCGGCCGGCATCAAACCGATCGGAAGCCACCTGCGATACGTTCCGGACTTCTGTGACTGGAACGGACAACTGGTCTTGGCCACCGATGAAACCAGTATTCAAGGCAACCCGCTTGCCGGCCAACCGCAAAGCAATCTCTGGTTCGGCAAGTACGAGGATCTGAAGAACTGGGGGCCCGCCAGTGGGTATGGCGGACCTTGGATCGAAGACGACGTGAAAGCGAACACGCCGTCGGACCCCTATCTGGTATCTGGATTTGATCGGCGCATCGTGCACCTTGCCGTCGGACGAAATCAATCGATCGCGAACAAAGTTTTTCGAACAACCGACGACTTCGAGATCACCGGGCTACCGAAGGAACTCGCCGATCTACCGCGAGTGACCATTGATCGCGGCAACTGGCGCGAACCTGCCAAGGGTTTCGAGTTTGTGATCGACCGACCCGCAACGGTCTACCTTGCGGTTGACGGGCGGCTCGACAGTGCAGGCGGCTCGCCGCTACCGCCATCGTGGAAGCCAACGGATGATTCGATCACGTGGGGTAAGAACGTGCGGGATTCAGTCTATGGACGGCAGTTTCCTGCGGGCAAAATTGTCATCCCCGGCAATGCGGTCCAGCACGGCAAAGGCGCCTACATCCTACCTCACATCGCGTTTGTGAAATCTCAAGACGAAACATCGGTTGGAGTCTCTGCCCTGGGCGCAGCCAGCGTCGCCACTGCATCGGCCAGCGTGACCGACATCGCGGACAAGGCTGCCCCGGTTCGGTTCAATCTTCAAGTCGATCGAAACGGCGACGGTTCGTGGACCGACCTTGAGACCATCGAGGTGCCCGGAAACGGATACGTCGGAAAAGTTTTGCCGAAGGATTTTGATGCCGTCTGGCTGCGACTGAGCACCGATCGCGATTGCGTCGCGACTGCCTTCTTGCATCAAACGACGGCAAACGACGTAGACGCAGACAAGGCAGAAAACAAAGCGTTGTTCGCTGGGCTGGCAGACGTTCGAGACACGGACGTGCTGGCCGGTCTCGCGTACCCGGCAAAACGCAACCGTGATCTGCGAGTCATCACCGACGACGATCACTTCTTCGACTTTAGCAAAGCCAAATTCGAATTCGAACCAATGCAACCTGACGCAGCTCTGGCCGAAAAGCTACACGTCGAACCTGAGTTCACGGTCGACGATGCATCGGTGGTTGTAAACGATCAAGGACAAACGTACCGACTGCCCAAGGGTGACGTCGCCTACGACAAACCGTTCGCCTCGGGGTGGCCGCGAGCGTCGCGCGAAGTTCAATCGGAACGTCATCTCGCCAACATTCATGGCACGTTCTACGAAATCCCCTTGGTCACCAACGGCGCGCCGCCCGCATGGAACCTGATGCGCCCCGTGTCGAGCCATTCCAAACAGATCACGGACTTCTGCTCCTGGAATGGTCTCCTTGTGCTTTGCGGGGTCCGCGCCGACGCGGCCAGCGACGGTCACGTCTTCCGTGACGCAAAGCAGAACGTGGGTCTTTGGTTCGGTGGAGTCGATGACCTTTGGAAGCTCGGCAAACCGGTCGGCCGTGGGGGGCCGTGGTTGTCCACCCCGGTCGAGCCGGGAATTCCATCGGATCCCTACCTGATGAAAGGTTACGACCAAAAGACCGTCACGATGTCGCACAGCAGCACCCAGCCGGTCCGCATCACGCTTCAAATTGATCTGGATGGAAACGGCCATTGGGTGCAGTACAAAAGCTTCGACGTTCCCGCCGGCGAGTCTCTGCGCCATGGATTCGCGAGGGAATTCTCAGCCTGTTGGATTCGAGCGGTAGCGACCGCGGATACCAACGCAACCGTCCAGTTTGACTATCGCTAA
- a CDS encoding integrase catalytic domain-containing protein, translated as MPQQKDTQIVGGAMEMQAKAALIDSIRSRYYGARKRDKSRILDEFVAITGHQRKYALRILAERQNTTPERCEVVGRKIYDCAVKEVLVTLWESSDRLCGKRLKAILPELLKSMESHGHMNLDDSLKTRVLSASASTIDRLLRPIREEATGKKRVRPKKKVRAAVAVKTFSEWDDVAPGSLEVDFVAHCGGNLSGPFIHSLVATDVASGWTECIPILIREQSLVVESLELLRNRFPFPVLGINTDNDSSFINESVIKFCDSQSITFTRSRPYRKNDQAWIEQKNGSIVRKHLGYQRFSGPIACQTIAHLFDSVRWYVNMFQPSFKLLSKTRDGARVSKKFHSPQTPCERLLSDSRVSSESKEYLRRNRLEQDPLELLHAIRQSQAALDSLSTEDSLSQEQQIDLEEFLSQLPELWKKGEARPTHQPKPMRTRDYRTRPDPFEGDWTTILGWLEKSPDATASSLLERLIERSPDKYNGGQLRTLQRRVSQWRNIMARKLVTGTTAT; from the coding sequence TTGCCTCAACAGAAAGATACCCAAATCGTAGGTGGCGCCATGGAAATGCAAGCAAAAGCTGCACTGATTGACTCGATTCGTTCGCGATACTACGGCGCACGGAAACGAGACAAGTCGCGGATACTCGATGAATTTGTTGCGATTACCGGACACCAACGTAAGTACGCGCTGCGAATTCTCGCTGAACGCCAAAACACCACCCCAGAGCGTTGTGAAGTCGTGGGCCGCAAAATATACGACTGCGCGGTCAAGGAGGTGCTTGTAACGCTCTGGGAATCTTCCGATCGCCTATGCGGCAAACGCCTCAAAGCGATTCTTCCCGAGTTGCTGAAGTCGATGGAGTCGCACGGTCACATGAATCTTGATGATTCTCTCAAGACGCGGGTGTTGTCGGCAAGTGCTTCAACCATAGACCGACTGCTTCGTCCTATACGTGAGGAAGCGACTGGAAAGAAACGCGTTCGCCCAAAGAAAAAGGTCCGCGCTGCAGTTGCCGTCAAGACCTTTTCCGAATGGGATGATGTCGCCCCTGGGAGTCTCGAAGTAGATTTTGTTGCTCACTGCGGAGGGAATCTATCCGGCCCATTCATACACAGTTTGGTTGCTACAGACGTTGCGTCTGGATGGACGGAATGCATCCCGATTCTGATTCGCGAGCAGTCTCTCGTCGTCGAATCTTTGGAATTGCTGCGGAACAGATTTCCGTTTCCAGTCCTGGGAATAAACACTGACAATGACAGTTCGTTCATCAACGAATCAGTCATCAAATTCTGCGATTCCCAAAGTATCACATTTACTCGATCACGGCCCTATCGAAAAAACGATCAGGCATGGATCGAGCAGAAGAACGGTTCTATCGTTCGCAAACACCTCGGCTATCAGCGATTCTCGGGACCGATCGCATGCCAAACCATCGCACATCTTTTCGATAGTGTTCGTTGGTACGTGAACATGTTTCAGCCATCCTTCAAGCTCTTAAGCAAGACTCGTGACGGCGCCAGGGTAAGCAAGAAGTTTCACTCACCTCAAACGCCATGTGAACGGCTACTTAGTGACTCGCGAGTATCATCCGAATCGAAAGAGTATTTGCGACGCAACCGTCTTGAACAGGACCCGCTAGAACTACTACACGCAATCCGACAATCGCAAGCTGCGCTGGATTCGCTGTCGACGGAGGATTCGCTCTCCCAGGAGCAGCAGATTGATCTCGAAGAATTTCTTTCACAGTTACCGGAGCTATGGAAGAAAGGCGAGGCCCGACCAACTCATCAGCCGAAGCCGATGCGAACGCGAGATTATCGAACGCGTCCAGACCCCTTTGAAGGAGACTGGACGACGATTCTTGGATGGCTTGAAAAATCCCCAGACGCAACTGCGTCGTCGTTACTCGAAAGGCTCATCGAACGATCGCCCGACAAATACAACGGCGGTCAACTACGAACGCTTCAACGTCGCGTGAGTCAGTGGCGGAATATCATGGCAAGGAAATTAGTGACGGGCACCACGGCGACCTAA
- the istB gene encoding IS21-like element helper ATPase IstB: MFRDQFQATADRAAAEDLSHVQYLSELAELECQARNESRIKRLMTNSRLPLGKTWETFNFDRLPLSVTRQLESLREGSFLDRRENVLIFGQPGAGKSHALCALANQLVQQGRSMLLTTCSLLVQQLLIAKRDLRLQKYIKQLSRFEGLMIDDLGYVQQNREEMEVLFTLLAERYERGSVLLTSNLAFSKWDQIFKDAMTTAAAIDRLVHHSVIIELNVPSYRVETAKKTKSAGRSAKASQ, encoded by the coding sequence ATGTTTCGCGACCAGTTTCAAGCGACGGCCGACCGAGCAGCCGCGGAGGATCTCAGCCATGTTCAATACTTATCGGAACTGGCGGAACTGGAATGCCAGGCCCGCAACGAGAGTCGGATCAAGCGTCTAATGACCAACTCACGTCTTCCGCTGGGCAAGACATGGGAGACGTTCAACTTCGATCGCTTGCCATTGTCAGTGACACGACAACTGGAGAGTCTTCGGGAGGGATCGTTCTTGGATCGTCGGGAGAACGTACTGATTTTCGGTCAGCCCGGTGCGGGGAAGAGTCACGCGCTTTGTGCCTTGGCGAATCAACTCGTCCAGCAAGGCCGGAGCATGCTTCTGACAACGTGCAGCTTGCTGGTGCAACAGTTGCTGATCGCAAAGCGGGATCTTCGCCTGCAGAAGTACATCAAGCAACTGTCTCGTTTCGAGGGCCTGATGATCGACGACCTGGGTTACGTGCAGCAGAATCGAGAAGAGATGGAGGTGCTGTTCACGCTGCTGGCGGAACGTTACGAGAGAGGGAGTGTTCTGTTGACGAGCAACTTGGCGTTCAGCAAGTGGGACCAGATCTTCAAAGATGCGATGACGACGGCGGCGGCGATCGATCGCTTGGTTCACCACAGCGTGATCATCGAGTTGAACGTGCCAAGCTATCGCGTGGAAACAGCCAAGAAAACGAAGTCAGCTGGACGGTCAGCAAAGGCCTCTCAATAA
- a CDS encoding DUF1569 domain-containing protein, with translation MLSGDSPRGIRTAPIFVPPDNLDDAAEVDALAASVERLANHSGNFAPHPGFGRLPRDRILEIHVAHAAHHLRHLRCRDQTS, from the coding sequence GTGCTCAGTGGCGATTCACCTCGCGGAATCCGGACCGCACCGATATTCGTGCCGCCGGACAATTTGGACGATGCTGCCGAAGTGGACGCATTGGCTGCCAGTGTCGAACGCTTGGCAAATCATTCCGGCAACTTCGCTCCGCATCCTGGTTTCGGCCGATTGCCACGCGACAGGATCTTGGAGATTCACGTGGCGCACGCAGCCCACCATCTCAGGCACCTCCGCTGCCGTGATCAGACTTCGTGA
- a CDS encoding 3'-5' exonuclease family protein produces MVFYSKGYPFGITHLNVKSLFAVSLGLKHEVGLDGAYEMLGLQMEGTHHRGDDDAWNIAGILCRLLAAAQKSHEFGWALVIAARNFIQIAFHEV; encoded by the coding sequence TTGGTTTTTTACTCCAAAGGCTATCCCTTTGGGATCACCCACCTGAACGTCAAATCGCTGTTCGCGGTTTCACTCGGTCTGAAGCACGAGGTCGGCCTCGACGGCGCTTATGAGATGCTGGGACTGCAGATGGAAGGCACCCATCATAGAGGAGATGACGACGCCTGGAACATTGCCGGAATTTTGTGCCGGTTGCTTGCAGCCGCACAGAAGTCACACGAGTTCGGTTGGGCTCTTGTAATCGCAGCTCGCAACTTTATTCAGATTGCGTTTCACGAAGTCTGA
- a CDS encoding sulfatase: MNRNSFRYGLACFFIAAVLGPPHFVHAGDDAIDPDVLFIVVDDMNDWISLLDPEAPIETPNLERLARRGMLFTRAYCASPACNPSRAATLTGLRPSTTGVYGNKSDWRGAVPNRKTIMQQFNAAGYDVRGAGKIFHHHLDGAFHDDTSFGDFQHMRPQKYPTKKLNGAPKYGSRNTDWGQWPKRVEDSIDFHTAAYCAEALSRPDRDKPLFLACGIYKPHSPFFAPAEYHKAYDDIKLPARKPDDWSDLPPGAASLVRNKKWFWHGMMNVEKNQRGSYQNFIRAYAACAAFADAQIGRVLDALDESPRGDSTIVVLWSDHGFHLGEKDHIEKFALWEKSNHIPFIVVAPGVTKPGSRCGRPVDMTAIYPTLLELCGLPADPKCDGRSLVPLLRDPKGKWDRPAVMTYMRGNHAVRSERWRYICYADGSEELYDHDADRNEWHNLADNKRYAEIVASHRSWLPTTEAKQVPDLKKPKSQTETVR; encoded by the coding sequence ATGAATCGAAACTCTTTCCGATACGGACTGGCTTGCTTTTTCATTGCGGCAGTCCTCGGCCCGCCTCATTTTGTTCACGCGGGAGATGACGCGATCGATCCGGACGTCTTGTTCATCGTCGTTGACGACATGAACGACTGGATTTCATTGCTTGATCCCGAAGCTCCGATCGAGACGCCGAATCTTGAGCGACTGGCACGTCGCGGCATGTTGTTTACGCGGGCCTACTGTGCTTCGCCGGCTTGCAATCCATCGCGGGCGGCCACTTTAACGGGACTGCGGCCCTCGACGACCGGCGTTTACGGTAACAAGAGCGATTGGCGCGGCGCGGTTCCCAATCGCAAAACGATCATGCAGCAATTCAATGCAGCGGGCTATGACGTGCGTGGAGCTGGAAAGATTTTCCACCATCACTTGGACGGAGCGTTTCACGACGACACATCATTCGGCGATTTCCAACACATGCGCCCACAGAAATACCCGACGAAGAAGTTGAACGGCGCTCCAAAGTATGGCTCCCGTAATACCGACTGGGGACAGTGGCCCAAACGGGTCGAAGACTCGATTGATTTTCATACGGCCGCCTACTGCGCCGAAGCACTGAGTCGCCCAGATCGCGACAAACCACTGTTTCTCGCTTGCGGAATTTACAAACCACATTCGCCGTTCTTTGCTCCTGCTGAATATCACAAGGCATATGACGACATCAAACTGCCCGCTCGAAAACCAGACGATTGGAGCGACCTTCCGCCCGGTGCGGCTTCGTTGGTCCGCAACAAGAAATGGTTCTGGCACGGCATGATGAACGTCGAGAAGAATCAACGAGGCTCTTACCAGAACTTCATTCGAGCATACGCAGCATGCGCCGCCTTTGCCGATGCTCAGATCGGTCGCGTGCTCGACGCGCTGGACGAGAGCCCGCGAGGCGACAGCACGATCGTCGTGTTGTGGTCGGACCACGGCTTTCATTTAGGTGAGAAAGACCACATCGAAAAATTCGCCTTGTGGGAAAAGAGCAATCACATCCCGTTCATTGTGGTTGCTCCGGGCGTGACGAAGCCCGGCAGTCGCTGTGGTCGTCCGGTGGACATGACCGCAATCTATCCGACTCTGCTGGAATTGTGCGGACTGCCCGCCGATCCAAAGTGCGACGGACGCAGCCTCGTGCCGTTGCTGCGAGATCCGAAGGGGAAGTGGGACCGACCTGCGGTGATGACTTACATGCGAGGCAATCACGCCGTACGAAGCGAGCGCTGGCGTTACATCTGTTACGCAGACGGCAGCGAAGAACTCTACGACCACGATGCTGACCGCAATGAGTGGCACAACCTGGCGGACAATAAGCGATATGCAGAGATCGTTGCCTCGCACCGCAGTTGGCTACCAACGACAGAAGCGAAACAAGTGCCGGATTTGAAGAAACCCAAATCGCAAACGGAGACGGTAAGATGA